In Candidatus Nitrosarchaeum limnium SFB1, the following proteins share a genomic window:
- a CDS encoding hypothetical protein (hypothetical protein Nmar_1234), producing MVGVDQVLEKLSTVIDPDLKKDIVSMGMIKDLELNDNNLKFTLELTTPACPFNVEIEDDVRKAIAEIKELKNFDMKVTAKVMEGRSLDADSGMATVKNIIGVASGKGGVGKSTVSLNLALALSQTGAKVGLLDADIYGPSIPLMLGMKSAHMEVDNNKLQPAKSNGLQVVSFGFFAEQSHQAAIYRGPIISGILKQFLVDTNWSDLDYLIVDLPPGTGDIPLTLAQTIPITGILVVTTPQDVASNVAVKAIGMFEKLNVPIIGVVENMSHFICPSCNEKHYIFGDGGAKKISEQFKIPFLGEIPLNSGIMSGSDLGKPIMITNPDSPSATAFRSTAKNIAAQCSILAAKMQEEMAAESQSADSPPTN from the coding sequence ATGGTCGGAGTTGATCAAGTTCTAGAAAAACTTAGCACTGTTATTGATCCTGATTTGAAAAAAGATATTGTCTCAATGGGGATGATAAAAGATCTAGAACTTAATGATAATAATTTAAAATTCACTTTGGAGCTCACTACTCCTGCATGTCCATTTAATGTAGAAATTGAAGATGATGTTAGAAAGGCAATTGCCGAAATCAAAGAACTCAAAAATTTTGATATGAAAGTTACTGCCAAAGTAATGGAAGGACGTTCACTTGATGCTGATTCTGGAATGGCAACTGTCAAAAACATTATTGGTGTTGCAAGTGGTAAAGGTGGTGTAGGAAAATCTACTGTATCTTTGAATTTAGCTTTGGCATTATCCCAAACTGGAGCTAAAGTTGGTCTACTTGATGCAGATATCTACGGTCCAAGCATTCCTTTGATGCTTGGAATGAAAAGCGCTCACATGGAAGTAGATAACAACAAACTACAACCTGCAAAATCAAATGGTTTGCAAGTAGTGTCATTTGGATTTTTTGCAGAACAATCACACCAAGCAGCAATTTACAGAGGTCCAATCATTTCTGGAATACTAAAACAATTTCTGGTAGATACTAATTGGTCTGATCTTGATTATCTTATTGTAGACCTTCCACCAGGAACTGGTGACATTCCATTAACTTTGGCACAAACAATTCCTATCACTGGAATTTTAGTAGTTACAACTCCTCAAGATGTAGCAAGTAATGTCGCAGTAAAAGCAATTGGAATGTTTGAAAAATTAAACGTCCCAATTATTGGTGTTGTAGAAAATATGAGCCACTTTATCTGTCCCTCATGTAATGAGAAACACTACATCTTTGGTGATGGCGGTGCAAAAAAGATCAGCGAGCAATTTAAAATTCCATTCTTAGGTGAAATTCCATTAAATTCTGGAATCATGTCAGGTTCTGATTTAGGAAAACCAATAATGATTACTAATCCTGATTCTCCTAGCGCCACTGCATTTAGATCAACTGCAAAAAATATTGCAGCCCAATGCAGTATTCTTGCAGCAAAGATGCAAGAAGAAATGGCAGCAGAATCACAATCTGCAGATTCACCACCAACTAACTAG
- a CDS encoding hypothetical protein (hypothetical protein Nmar_1232): MKLDSELKLQILEKVGIYSNRFSIPEPKILLSTKEVLDMPKEMTEGRRTSAYKYYGVSYLLHNLVFINVRKIPDEKTLENTLVHELIHMRFPYLAHGKRFNKLVRQGLRGKTFAPYQKRK; encoded by the coding sequence ATGAAGCTAGATTCTGAATTAAAATTACAAATTCTAGAAAAAGTTGGTATTTACTCTAATCGATTCTCCATACCTGAACCAAAAATACTCTTATCTACAAAAGAAGTTCTAGATATGCCAAAAGAGATGACTGAAGGCAGAAGAACATCTGCCTACAAATATTATGGAGTTTCATACTTGCTCCACAATCTTGTATTCATCAATGTCAGAAAAATCCCAGATGAAAAGACACTGGAAAATACTCTGGTCCATGAACTGATCCATATGAGATTCCCATATCTTGCTCATGGTAAACGATTTAACAAATTAGTGCGACAAGGTTTGCGCGGAAAAACATTTGCGCCATATCAAAAACGAAAATAA
- a CDS encoding hypothetical protein (hypothetical protein Nmar_1233) yields the protein MKLPDSLRDKFKNPLGLLIPESQVNKSNIQKHLSKNPYLITVGDRTSEKMVDFGFIPSLQIIDNQEKRVKREPTKNIHGYTELVCENPAAEITPQSVEIIKKAFESKPPVRLTIIGEEDLLVLPVCVHAPENSLVMYGQPNEGLVLVNITPEIRNKTQGLLDLME from the coding sequence GTGAAGTTACCTGATTCTCTTAGAGACAAATTCAAAAATCCATTAGGACTTTTAATTCCTGAAAGCCAAGTCAACAAATCAAACATTCAAAAACATCTCTCAAAAAATCCATATCTAATTACAGTTGGAGATAGAACATCTGAAAAGATGGTTGACTTTGGATTCATTCCATCTCTACAAATTATTGACAATCAAGAAAAGCGAGTAAAGCGAGAACCCACAAAAAACATTCATGGATACACTGAACTTGTATGTGAAAACCCGGCAGCTGAAATAACTCCTCAAAGTGTTGAAATTATCAAAAAAGCATTTGAATCCAAACCCCCTGTTAGATTAACAATTATTGGTGAGGAAGATCTTTTAGTACTTCCAGTATGTGTTCATGCTCCTGAAAATTCTCTTGTTATGTATGGTCAGCCAAACGAAGGATTGGTTCTGGTTAACATAACTCCAGAAATTAGAAATAAAACACAAGGACTACTCGATTTAATGGAATAA
- a CDS encoding multicopper oxidase type 3: MNQNRILYIVVGAIIGFSVAFVALIQSPDIQTTEALSTDVYPKFKNSNPQKLVYTLIAQDAEIEVAKGVTAKVWTYNGTVPAPTLRFTEGDDVTVKFVNKTPYAHTIHFHGSHDSANDGVFPQIMPGEEYTYHFVVQESGLFMYHCHAFPTSEHVRMGMFGAMIIDPAIRPMEPAREYFFTLSEFDPNNALEYFTKYYMINGYANQYMDKPIQVVKGELARFYVIGVGGVMQSPFHVHSTIVKVYPSGILWNEPYYAQTHLIGNGDTAIVEAKWDTPGRYLFHVHGIQEERGSMAVIDVLENDSSLSKIQTPSNNKGSYSMIKWQEDLVKSLEHPQIIDYENLGESVTPEAKGVQTNSVSIVKDSWSPKVVESYSPTSIEITPGTTVTWTNNDMMIHTVTDVKKSFDSEFIPEGGTWKYKFKNTGKYDYLCTLHPWMKGVVNVVEESSHS; this comes from the coding sequence ATGAATCAAAATCGTATTTTGTATATTGTTGTGGGTGCAATTATTGGATTTAGTGTTGCATTTGTTGCGTTAATTCAATCACCTGACATTCAAACTACTGAAGCACTATCTACTGATGTTTATCCAAAATTCAAAAATTCAAATCCACAAAAACTTGTTTATACATTAATTGCACAAGATGCAGAGATTGAAGTTGCAAAAGGAGTAACTGCAAAAGTCTGGACCTATAATGGAACAGTTCCAGCACCAACTCTAAGATTCACAGAAGGTGATGATGTTACAGTCAAATTTGTAAATAAAACTCCATATGCACACACAATTCATTTTCATGGTTCACATGATTCTGCAAATGACGGAGTATTTCCACAAATAATGCCAGGTGAAGAATACACCTATCACTTTGTGGTACAAGAATCTGGACTTTTCATGTATCACTGCCATGCATTTCCAACATCAGAGCATGTTAGAATGGGAATGTTTGGCGCAATGATAATTGATCCGGCAATACGCCCAATGGAACCTGCACGAGAATATTTCTTTACCCTTAGCGAGTTTGATCCCAACAATGCATTAGAATATTTTACAAAATACTACATGATTAACGGATACGCAAATCAATACATGGATAAACCAATCCAAGTTGTAAAAGGGGAATTGGCTAGATTCTATGTCATTGGTGTTGGTGGAGTTATGCAATCACCATTTCATGTTCACAGTACTATTGTCAAAGTATACCCCTCTGGAATTTTATGGAATGAACCATACTATGCTCAAACACATCTAATTGGAAATGGAGATACTGCAATAGTTGAGGCAAAATGGGACACACCTGGCAGATATCTGTTTCATGTGCATGGTATACAAGAAGAACGTGGTTCTATGGCAGTAATAGACGTACTTGAAAATGATTCATCTTTGTCAAAAATTCAGACTCCAAGTAACAACAAAGGAAGTTACTCTATGATAAAGTGGCAAGAAGATTTGGTAAAATCACTTGAACATCCACAAATTATTGACTATGAGAATTTAGGTGAGTCGGTAACTCCTGAAGCAAAAGGAGTTCAAACAAATTCTGTATCTATTGTTAAAGATTCATGGAGTCCTAAAGTTGTAGAGTCATACTCTCCAACATCGATTGAAATTACTCCTGGTACTACTGTAACATGGACAAACAATGACATGATGATTCACACTGTCACTGACGTCAAAAAATCATTTGATTCTGAATTTATTCCAGAAGGCGGAACATGGAAATATAAATTTAAAAACACTGGAAAATATGATTACCTCTGTACATTACATCCTTGGATGAAAGGTGTTGTTAATGTAGTTGAAGAGTCTTCACACTCATGA
- a CDS encoding DNA-directed RNA polymerase subunit E, RpoE2 produces the protein MAREMACRKCKFVTTGKVCPVCKSSDLTPDWSGIVLVVDPTNSQVSKTLGITQKGKYAIKVT, from the coding sequence ATGGCTCGAGAGATGGCTTGTAGAAAATGCAAGTTTGTAACAACAGGTAAAGTATGTCCAGTTTGTAAATCATCTGATTTAACTCCTGATTGGAGTGGAATTGTTCTAGTAGTCGATCCTACAAATTCTCAAGTTTCAAAGACACTTGGAATAACACAAAAAGGCAAGTACGCAATCAAAGTTACGTAG
- a CDS encoding DNA-directed RNA polymerase subunit E', giving the protein MINAELGYIIMILDAKVDEMGKMIAGDGGTFHKVEFEALTFYPKLQEIVQGEIVDITDFGAFVRIGPTDALLHLSQVMDDYLKSDVKSGMILANQSGRTLKVGSTLRARITAVSLGKAAAMGKIGITCRQPFLGADDWIEEEIKKSSGGSSSKEAKVEAS; this is encoded by the coding sequence ATGATTAATGCAGAATTAGGTTACATCATTATGATTTTAGATGCCAAAGTTGACGAAATGGGAAAGATGATTGCCGGAGACGGTGGAACTTTTCACAAAGTTGAATTTGAAGCATTGACATTTTATCCAAAACTCCAAGAAATTGTTCAAGGAGAAATTGTAGACATTACAGACTTTGGTGCATTTGTAAGAATTGGTCCAACTGATGCATTGTTACACTTATCACAAGTTATGGATGATTATCTAAAGAGTGATGTAAAATCTGGAATGATCTTGGCTAATCAAAGTGGAAGAACTCTTAAAGTCGGTTCTACATTAAGAGCAAGAATTACAGCAGTATCATTAGGTAAAGCAGCTGCAATGGGAAAGATTGGAATTACATGTAGACAGCCATTCCTTGGTGCAGATGATTGGATTGAAGAAGAGATTAAGAAATCCAGCGGCGGCTCTAGTTCCAAAGAAGCTAAAGTAGAGGCAAGTTAA
- a CDS encoding NAD-dependent aldehyde dehydrogenase, whose amino-acid sequence MTTGALLTGNTAVLKPASATPLSSYFFADIIKNKIPSGAINFVTGDGGIVGRTIIESSNVDGIAFTGSQKVGMDSFKKFTETTAKPFIAEMGGKNPVIVTKNANLEKASEGVMRAAFGFGGQKCSACSRVYVQKDVAEEFLKKLVEKSKSLKIDMPWYADTFLGPVINDESVSKFENAVNLARKDGKIILGGEKIKEYEHGYFVQPTIVTNLPKDHKLITEELFLPFLCIDTFDDFDEAIKLANKSEYGLTAGIFSEDKKQLEEFFEKIQAGTVYANRESSATTAALVQSQPFVGWKGSGITGKGAGGEYYLQQFLRSQTQTLCD is encoded by the coding sequence ATGACAACTGGTGCTTTGCTTACGGGTAATACAGCAGTGCTAAAGCCAGCTAGTGCAACCCCGTTATCATCATATTTTTTTGCAGATATAATTAAAAACAAAATTCCATCTGGCGCCATCAACTTTGTTACAGGTGATGGTGGGATAGTTGGACGCACAATCATAGAAAGCAGCAATGTAGATGGAATTGCATTTACAGGCTCACAAAAAGTGGGAATGGATAGCTTTAAGAAATTCACAGAGACTACTGCAAAGCCATTCATTGCAGAGATGGGAGGAAAGAACCCAGTAATAGTTACAAAAAATGCAAACTTGGAAAAGGCATCAGAAGGAGTAATGCGAGCAGCGTTTGGATTTGGTGGACAAAAGTGCAGTGCATGTTCTAGAGTGTATGTACAAAAAGACGTAGCAGAAGAATTTCTCAAAAAACTAGTTGAAAAGAGCAAATCACTAAAAATAGACATGCCGTGGTATGCAGACACATTTTTGGGTCCAGTGATTAATGATGAATCAGTCTCCAAATTTGAGAATGCTGTGAATCTTGCAAGAAAAGATGGCAAGATAATTTTGGGTGGTGAGAAGATCAAAGAGTATGAACATGGATACTTTGTGCAACCAACAATTGTAACTAATCTTCCAAAAGATCATAAATTAATTACTGAAGAATTGTTTTTGCCATTTTTGTGCATTGACACTTTTGATGACTTTGATGAAGCAATCAAGTTGGCAAACAAATCAGAGTATGGATTAACTGCAGGAATATTTTCTGAAGACAAAAAGCAACTGGAAGAATTTTTTGAAAAAATTCAAGCAGGAACTGTATATGCGAATAGAGAATCTAGTGCAACAACTGCAGCTTTGGTTCAGAGTCAACCATTTGTTGGATGGAAGGGTTCAGGAATTACTGGAAAAGGGGCAGGTGGAGAATATTATTTACAACAATTTTTGAGATCACAGACTCAAACTTTGTGCGATTGA
- a CDS encoding Arginase/agmatinase/formimionoglutamate hydrolase, arginase family, translating into MEKICWENSSYQDCNVVIIGIPDESQSHSLREGTSEAPERIRKISNLADSYIRDGKKSLGFPLNGISKKVFDYGDITRKQIPETFEKIIRDSKIPISIGGDHSLSATIIKQFSKTSNLSLVYFDAHPDFITSIKNYYGSVFGDVIEVIDVKTSIQIGIRTPEKEEMDNLKKFQIVVISPFDIAEKGIAVISEQIMNTLGDNVYVSFDMDCIDPSHAPGVSVPVPFGISSVDAILLLKKIANRGIVGMDIVEVCPAYDVKDRTSHLASRMIGEVLSSLK; encoded by the coding sequence ATGGAAAAAATTTGTTGGGAGAATTCTAGTTACCAAGATTGTAATGTGGTAATTATTGGAATTCCTGATGAATCACAATCTCATTCCCTAAGAGAGGGAACATCAGAAGCGCCTGAAAGGATAAGAAAGATATCAAATCTTGCAGATTCCTACATAAGAGATGGAAAAAAATCTCTAGGATTCCCATTAAATGGAATTTCAAAAAAGGTATTTGATTACGGAGACATTACAAGAAAACAAATCCCAGAAACATTTGAAAAAATTATTAGAGATTCCAAGATTCCCATCTCAATTGGTGGAGATCATTCACTGAGTGCAACAATAATCAAACAATTTTCAAAAACCAGTAATCTGTCTTTAGTGTATTTTGATGCCCATCCAGACTTTATCACATCTATAAAAAATTACTATGGTTCAGTTTTTGGAGATGTCATAGAAGTCATAGATGTAAAAACCAGTATACAGATTGGAATCAGAACTCCAGAAAAAGAAGAGATGGACAATCTGAAAAAATTCCAGATAGTAGTTATCTCTCCATTTGATATTGCAGAAAAAGGAATTGCAGTGATATCAGAGCAAATAATGAATACTCTAGGGGATAATGTCTATGTATCATTTGATATGGACTGCATAGATCCTTCACATGCACCAGGAGTTTCAGTACCAGTTCCATTTGGGATATCAAGTGTTGATGCTATTTTGCTTCTTAAAAAAATTGCAAATCGTGGAATAGTTGGGATGGATATTGTAGAGGTATGCCCAGCATATGATGTAAAAGATAGAACATCTCATCTTGCATCAAGAATGATAGGCGAGGTATTATCATCGCTGAAATAA
- a CDS encoding TPR repeat-containing protein yields MKFDLFGKKPKTAEVKTSQKKKELRKLVKKKQYDDALKIGTEILKKVPEENDVLFIIGGIYYMKNQYQTAISYFERSLKIGTYDTDVLILKANAHHFLGQSKQAISCCNKIKEIDPKNKAVSELLSKINSVN; encoded by the coding sequence ATGAAATTTGATTTGTTTGGCAAAAAACCAAAAACTGCTGAAGTAAAGACATCACAAAAAAAGAAGGAATTGCGAAAACTAGTAAAGAAAAAGCAATATGATGATGCCTTAAAGATTGGAACTGAAATACTCAAAAAAGTTCCAGAAGAAAATGATGTTCTCTTTATTATTGGAGGAATCTACTATATGAAAAATCAATATCAAACAGCAATCTCATACTTTGAAAGATCTCTGAAAATCGGAACTTATGATACAGATGTGTTGATACTAAAGGCAAATGCACATCATTTTCTTGGTCAATCCAAACAGGCAATCTCATGTTGCAATAAAATCAAAGAAATCGATCCAAAAAACAAAGCAGTATCTGAATTATTATCTAAAATAAATTCGGTAAATTAA
- a CDS encoding nicotinate-nucleotide pyrophosphorylase, protein MSFNSKKQLQDFLSEDIGKGDITSTLLPKRNITAKIISRENAIVAGTKYAKEIFKLKGCNAVIVKKDGSKVKPNDTIMTISGNAGNILTCERTALNLLTRMSGIATQTECLVRKISNKKTKLYATRKTAPGLRYFDKEAVEIGGGKKHRLRLDEMVMIKDNHIAVADSLLSLIKSAKRKYKKFEVEVENTSDAVLAAKEGATIIMLDNFSPSQIRKTIQTLKEQKLRNKVLLEASGGINAKNIAKYGGTGVDTISVGSITNSVKGIDMSLEV, encoded by the coding sequence TTGTCATTTAATTCTAAAAAACAATTACAAGATTTTTTATCAGAAGATATCGGTAAAGGAGATATCACTAGCACCTTATTACCAAAAAGAAACATTACTGCTAAAATAATTTCAAGAGAAAATGCCATTGTCGCAGGAACAAAATACGCAAAAGAAATATTCAAACTAAAAGGATGTAATGCAGTTATTGTAAAAAAAGACGGTAGTAAAGTAAAACCAAATGATACAATAATGACAATTTCTGGCAATGCAGGAAATATTCTAACTTGTGAGAGAACAGCATTGAATTTACTTACAAGAATGAGTGGCATTGCAACTCAGACAGAGTGTTTGGTAAGAAAGATTTCAAATAAAAAGACTAAACTATATGCAACAAGAAAGACAGCACCAGGTCTCAGATACTTTGACAAAGAAGCAGTAGAGATTGGAGGAGGAAAGAAGCATAGATTAAGATTGGATGAGATGGTGATGATTAAAGACAATCATATTGCAGTAGCAGATTCTCTTTTGTCTTTGATTAAAAGTGCAAAAAGAAAGTACAAAAAATTCGAAGTTGAAGTTGAAAATACCTCAGATGCAGTGCTTGCTGCAAAAGAAGGAGCAACCATAATCATGTTAGATAATTTTTCCCCATCCCAAATAAGAAAAACAATTCAAACACTCAAAGAACAGAAATTACGAAACAAGGTGTTACTTGAGGCATCAGGTGGGATTAATGCAAAAAATATTGCAAAGTATGGAGGTACGGGCGTTGATACAATATCAGTTGGAAGCATAACAAACTCGGTCAAAGGAATTGACATGAGTTTAGAAGTTTAA